A genomic segment from Poecilia reticulata strain Guanapo linkage group LG3, Guppy_female_1.0+MT, whole genome shotgun sequence encodes:
- the lgr4 gene encoding leucine-rich repeat-containing G-protein coupled receptor 4, translated as MNNITELPAYVFKKFPYLEELRLAGNDLTFIHPDALSGLHQLKVLMLQNNQLKSVPNAALKNLHSLQSLRLDANHITTVPDDSFEGLQQLRHLWLDDNHLTEVPVSSLRHQSNLQALTLALNRILYIPDNAFRNLTSLVVLHLHNNRIKEIGPNCFVGLVNLETLDLNFNNLKEFPKAIEALPKLKELGFHSNDIAAIPERAFHNNPMLRTIHFYDNPLSFVGASAFQNLSDLRSLMLRGASLMKDFPILTWTNNLDSLTLSGTKISSIPADLCEDLKFLQTLDLSYNEVKQLPSFQGCSQLQEISFQHNHIQQIDRDTFQDLSALRLLDLSRNEIRVIHKDAFLSLTGLTNLDLSMNSLSVIPTTGLSAVIQLKLSGNPQMKNVLPAKNLPKLRSISVPYAYQCCAFIGCDSVTRSAEQTDVKKSTGVEDGEQVSMIMHCSPSPGAFKPCEHLLGNWMIRLTVWFICLVSLVFNSLVLVTTFSPTHQATGYSHYLTPSLSPARLLMGLLALANLLTGLYVGILTVLDAATWGSFAEFGAWWEMGPGCQITGALAVFSSEWSVLLLALAAVERSMAVRMILGKVLMSPRRNGSSHRRCFRGYQCFGLAAGLLGLLAAAGACLPLLTFSDQSSSPLCLPFAGGESPALSVTVILVLLNALAYLFTAAVYTQLYCHLGRVELADPEQTGALRHVAWLIFTNCIFFCPVAAFSFAPLLTGSTAGGPEIAKSVTLIFFPLPACLNPVLYVFFSPAFREDWLRLRGHMGLTQEVKAGTESGCDDGGGESELTDEGSFSHLGFDCGVYSQLCGETVCEQCEAVLRARTCSSPSASSVCRHLVKSHSCPTLLAGAAICPRSEGFWADSGTPSAQSEYADEGDSFVSDSSDQVQACGRACFCQSRGLPLVHYSYNIPRVKD; from the exons ATGAACAACATCACTGAGCTTCCAGCATATGTATTCAAGAAGTTCCCCTACCTAGAAGAACT ACGACTTGCTGGGAATGACCTGACATTCATCCACCCTGACGCCCTGTCTGGTCTGCATCAGCTCAAAGTCCT gatGCTGCAAAATAATCAACTTAAATCTGTCCCCAATGCAGCATTGAAAAACCTTCACTCGCTCCAGTCTCT CCGCCTGGATGCCAACCACATTACAACTGTTCCTGACGACAGCTTCGAAGGTCTCCAGCAGTTGCGCCACCTGTGGCTGGATGACAATCACCTGACAGAAGTCCCCGTCAGTTCCTTGAGACACCAGTCAAATCTTCAAGCTCTGACTCTGGCACTCAACCGGATCTTGTATATACCAGACAACGCCTTCAGAAACCTGACTAGTCTGGTTGTGCT GCATCTTCATAACAACCGAATTAAGGAGATAGGACCCAACTGTTTCGTTGGATTGGTGAACCTGGAGACGCT AGATCTTAATTTTAACAACTTGAAGGAGTTTCCTAAAGCAATAGAGGCCTTGCCCAAACTGAAAGAACT TGGGTTTCACAGCAATGATATTGCTGCCATTCCAGAAAGGGCCTTTCATAACAACCCCATGCTGCGAACCAT ACACTTTTATGACAACCCTCTGTCATTTGTGGGAGCTTCAGCTTTCCAAAATCTCTCAGACCTGCGCTCTCT AATGTTGCGTGGTGCCAGTCTGATGAAGGACTTCCCCATCCTCACATGGACTAACAATCTGGATAGTCT GACCCTCTCAGGTACCAAGATATCATCCATACCTGCTGATCTGTGTGAAGATCTCAAGTTCCTTCAGACACT TGACCTGTCCTACAACGAGGTGAAGCAGTTACCGTCCTTCCAGGGCTGCAGCCAACTGCAGGAGAT AAGCTTCCAGCACAATCACATTCAACAAATTGACAGAGATACTTTTCAGGATCTCTCAGCGCTCCGTTTGCT AGACCTGAGTAGGAACGAAATTCGAGTTATCCACAAAGATGCTTTCCTCAGTCTCACTGGACTCACCAACTT AGATCTGAGTATGAACTCCCTGTCTGTGATTCCGACAACTGGACTGAGCGCTGTCATTCAGCTGAAACTTTCAGGAAACCCAcagatgaaaaatgttcttCCTGCAAAAAACCTGCCAAAACTCAG GTCCATCTCTGTCCCTTATGCCTACCAATGCTGCGCATTCATTGGATGCGACTCGGTGACGAGGTCCGCTGAGCAAACGGACGTGAAGAAATCCACAG GTGTAGAAGATGGTGAGCAGGTCTCAATGATAATGCATTGTTCACCTTCACCAG GAGCCTTCAAGCCTTGTGAGCACCTCTTGGGGAACTGGATGATTCGTCTGACAGTGTGGTTTATCTGCCTGGTGTCGCTGGTCTTCAACAGCCTGGTGCTGGTGACCACCTTCTCGCCTACTCACCAAGCCACCGGTTATTCCCACTACCTGACTCCGTCTTTGTCACCAGCCAGGCTGCTAATGGGTCTGCTGGCCCTGGCCAACCTGCTCACTGGCCTGTACGTCGGCATTCTGACCGTGCTCGATGCGGCAACGTGGGGATCCTTCGCTGAGTTCGGCGCGTGGTGGGAGATGGGTCCCGGCTGTCAGATCACCGGAGCTCTCGCTGTGTTCTCTTCGGAGTGGTCGGTGCTGCTGCTGGCGCTGGCAGCCGTGGAGCGCAGCATGGCGGTCCGGATGATCCTGGGAAAAGTGCTGATGTCGCCCAGGAGGAACGGCAGCAGCCATCGCAGGTGTTTTAGAGGTTACCAGTGCTTTGGCCTGGCCGCGGGGCTGCTGGGGTTGCTTGCAGCGGCCGGAGCATGTCTGCCTCTTCTGACCTTCAGCGACCAGTCGTCTTCTCCCCTCTGCCTGCCGTTCGCTGGTGGGGAGAGTCCGGCTCTCAGTGTCACAGTCATTCTGGTCCTGCTCAATGCCCTGGCTTACCTCTTCACGGCTGCAGTTTACACCCAGCTCTACTGCCACCTCGGCAGGGTGGAGCTGGCAGACCCAGAGCAGACCGGCGCCCTCCGTCATGTCGCCTGGCTCATCTTCACCAACTGCATCTTCTTCTGTCCCGTCGCGGCTTTTTCCTTCGCCCCTCTCCTGACCGGCTCTACGGCCGGCGGCCCGGAAATCGCCAAGTCCGTCACCCTCATTTTCTTCCCCCTCCCCGCATGCCTGAACCCGGTGTtgtatgtgtttttcagccCAGCCTTCAGAGAGGACTGGTTAAGGCTGCGCGGTCACATGGGTTTGACCCAAGAGGTGAAGGCCGGCACTGAAAGTGGCTGCGACGATGGCGGTGGAGAGTCTGAGCTCACAGACGAGGGATCCTTCTCCCACCTGGGCTTTGACTGTGGTGTGTACTCTCAGCTTTGTGGAGAGACTGTGTGCGAACAGTGCGAGGCAGTCCTGCGTGCCCGGACCTGCTCGTCCCCCTCAGCCTCCTCGGTCTGCAGACATTTAGTGAAGTCTCACAGCTGTCCCACCCTTCTGGCTGGAGCCGCAATATGCCCGCGCTCCGAGGGGTTCTGGGCAGACAGCGGCACGCCCTCTGCTCAGTCCGAGTACGCCGACGAGGGGGACTCGTTTGTTTCAGACAGTTCAGACCAGGTTCAAGCCTGCGGCAGAGCCTGCTTCTGCCAAAGCAGAGGACTTCCTCTTGTACACTACTCATACAACATACCTCGAGTCAAAGACTAA